In Limisalsivibrio acetivorans, one genomic interval encodes:
- a CDS encoding tetratricopeptide repeat protein, which yields MRLFKTFLFIFLLSISARAEVLVPEFSFTGEEIAAFDIRPTFMDVSLNFNVSSSFDTYIKQERFKLNEGEGKDYETDEPGGIYSGGFGTGLSSVFVGPKAYRNNIVKAYLNGRHLAVVESWNKYQEKLVGSGYLQESKFIAALSGIETGNISSSLASLKEVALEGGEIGEIAADRLYSYYFGIKDYDSIIETGREYPVFTDYSLYTFLYSLMQKKEYNEIIETSQRHEALAEENPSLYDFKIMAHYSLGERGKVMSMADKATENTRPVIADTMLAEGRDAEAADIVTKIPEGETKAVLSAKLAILRGNNAEAVSYLDKVKSDENRLNIFFYYVSRNFPELDGSFAGNLDFDSKVNSDYVNFYVGLSRLAKGEPREAAEYLDMIIFNKNLINTAYYYRGLTYVRFDPSRAEFLFLKYIDNGEDEEKVRTSRFMLAQLYNLKGRQNDALVLIEDCFEPHCKLLKAEIFISRKQYSAADGLLTGLEGDQAHMLRGTVDYNRKQYEAALRELTSIQKPTEDSDYLLMLTYLKLGRNEEASAVFERNAESDRFYKTIVENLFLAGEYQQVLNLIGNKDRSSSRYMLLKAKTLSSLKRYDEAEKLYSELITRDYEMFDSVYGLLSIYAAQNEKDRFLETGSRILTLEQRFEKKDFLILQAARLAIDIGETGLATRLVNRFFSEFPESTYLGEGYLLRGRLFKETGRVEQCVNDAERLIERGESREDALFLKADCLEAKDKKESLRIYEELASDSMRFGDLAHSRILEISSSPASVLRSARYFMGKDEELYYRGIERYFSLLSDEQLVNNEGLVRDMVLSRNARIMPAAYFQLGRLLEEKENFKEGARFYMKSHYLFPDSDYSKRSLERTVDIYKKLGREKEASVLEKKLKSLR from the coding sequence ATGAGACTCTTTAAAACCTTTTTGTTTATATTTCTGCTGAGCATTTCAGCAAGGGCCGAGGTGCTCGTCCCCGAATTTTCCTTTACCGGGGAAGAGATCGCCGCATTCGATATACGTCCCACATTCATGGACGTATCCCTTAACTTCAACGTGAGCTCCAGCTTTGATACCTATATCAAGCAGGAGCGGTTTAAGCTGAACGAGGGTGAGGGGAAGGACTATGAAACCGATGAACCGGGAGGAATATACTCCGGAGGCTTCGGAACAGGTCTTTCCTCCGTCTTCGTGGGGCCCAAGGCGTACCGTAACAATATCGTGAAGGCGTATCTGAACGGCCGCCACCTTGCCGTTGTTGAATCGTGGAACAAGTATCAGGAAAAGCTTGTAGGTTCCGGCTATCTGCAGGAATCAAAATTCATCGCTGCCCTTTCGGGCATTGAAACGGGAAATATCTCGTCCAGTTTGGCCTCCCTTAAAGAGGTAGCCCTCGAAGGTGGGGAGATAGGCGAGATAGCAGCGGACAGGCTCTATTCGTACTATTTCGGCATAAAGGACTACGACTCTATCATAGAAACGGGGCGTGAGTATCCCGTGTTCACAGACTACTCCCTCTATACATTCCTCTATTCGCTCATGCAGAAAAAGGAATATAATGAGATCATCGAAACATCCCAGAGGCATGAGGCACTGGCGGAGGAGAACCCCTCCCTGTACGACTTCAAGATCATGGCGCACTACTCCCTTGGGGAGCGGGGCAAGGTTATGTCCATGGCGGATAAGGCTACGGAGAATACACGCCCTGTAATCGCTGACACGATGCTTGCAGAGGGGAGGGATGCCGAGGCGGCAGATATCGTAACCAAGATCCCCGAAGGGGAGACGAAGGCTGTTCTCTCGGCAAAGCTCGCCATCCTGAGGGGTAATAATGCGGAGGCCGTTAGTTATCTCGATAAGGTGAAGAGCGATGAGAATCGGCTTAATATATTCTTTTACTACGTCTCCCGGAACTTCCCCGAACTGGATGGAAGCTTCGCCGGAAATCTGGATTTCGACTCAAAGGTGAACTCCGATTACGTCAATTTCTATGTAGGTCTGTCCCGTCTTGCAAAGGGTGAACCGAGAGAAGCGGCGGAGTATCTGGATATGATCATATTCAACAAAAACCTCATAAACACCGCATACTACTATCGGGGGCTCACCTATGTCCGGTTCGACCCTTCACGTGCGGAGTTTCTATTTCTTAAATACATCGATAACGGCGAGGATGAGGAAAAGGTGCGGACAAGCCGGTTCATGCTCGCCCAGCTCTATAACCTTAAGGGGAGACAGAACGATGCCCTAGTCCTAATAGAAGATTGCTTCGAGCCTCACTGCAAGCTTCTAAAAGCTGAGATTTTCATCAGCCGCAAGCAGTACAGTGCGGCGGACGGTCTGCTCACTGGGCTTGAGGGTGATCAGGCGCATATGCTCAGAGGGACTGTGGACTATAATAGAAAGCAGTACGAAGCGGCTCTCAGGGAGCTTACCTCCATCCAGAAGCCGACGGAGGATTCGGACTACCTCCTCATGCTTACCTACCTGAAACTGGGAAGAAACGAGGAGGCATCTGCCGTATTCGAAAGAAACGCCGAAAGCGACCGGTTCTACAAAACCATCGTGGAGAACCTTTTCCTTGCCGGTGAGTATCAGCAGGTACTTAACCTCATCGGCAACAAGGACCGTTCCAGCTCCCGATATATGCTCCTTAAGGCAAAGACCCTCTCCTCCCTCAAACGCTATGACGAGGCGGAGAAGCTTTATTCCGAGCTGATAACAAGAGATTATGAGATGTTCGATTCCGTTTACGGGCTTCTCTCCATATATGCGGCACAGAACGAGAAGGACAGGTTCCTCGAAACGGGCTCACGTATCCTCACATTGGAGCAGCGTTTTGAGAAGAAGGACTTCCTCATCCTGCAGGCGGCCAGGCTCGCCATAGATATCGGCGAAACCGGTCTTGCCACAAGGCTTGTGAACCGCTTCTTCTCCGAGTTTCCCGAGTCCACATACCTTGGTGAGGGCTATCTGCTCAGAGGACGCCTCTTCAAAGAGACGGGCAGGGTTGAGCAGTGTGTTAACGATGCCGAAAGGCTTATCGAGAGGGGGGAGTCACGTGAGGATGCCCTTTTCCTAAAGGCGGACTGCCTCGAAGCTAAGGATAAGAAAGAGTCGCTCAGGATATACGAAGAGCTTGCCTCCGATTCAATGCGTTTCGGCGATTTGGCACACAGCCGCATACTTGAGATTTCCTCAAGCCCAGCCTCAGTTCTGCGTTCCGCCCGTTACTTTATGGGTAAGGATGAGGAGCTGTACTATAGGGGAATTGAAAGATACTTCTCACTCCTTTCGGACGAACAGCTTGTAAATAACGAAGGGCTTGTGCGTGATATGGTTCTCAGCCGCAACGCCCGCATAATGCCTGCGGCATACTTCCAGCTTGGAAGACTTCTTGAGGAAAAAGAGAACTTCAAGGAGGGCGCAAGGTTCTATATGAAGAGCCACTACCTCTTCCCCGATTCCGACTACAGCAAGAGGAGTCTTGAAAGAACGGTGGATATATATAAGAAGCTGGGGCGTGAGAAGGAAGCCTCGGTGTTAGAAAAGAAACTGAAGAGTCTCAGATAA